A single region of the Salvelinus sp. IW2-2015 linkage group LG20, ASM291031v2, whole genome shotgun sequence genome encodes:
- the LOC111981164 gene encoding protein FAM53C, with amino-acid sequence MVSLIEHLQKHSLDGNAHQRAPNVFLLDPNNLGICWPTDGLMPESGYWQLCPPSKPGLQGVLSSSFPPCPVPLVPPETRLAEGEALHRPLVPSTSVTDLSFPGAPPPPPPPPKRHCRSLSVPEDLSRCRYTWRPSASRVWTPVNRQCHSGGVAGGPCPLRAPSSSLTSSLHSSSSPTFFSIALSPDSPLPWNFPWDPSDTAGGGACCCFFHSPSSCSSPSPLHPPLPPQRRFSLSPVLIREAAAQFLPPPPVPPHCAAPPPAVPALPSSACSTPSSLRRAIPPQLPRCHSQPCDLLLLKPGLKRRRDPDRPFARPVLDFTKMTQTRSTDPLSGMERGRLACGGDVCMGFEPFLGDFRGSCSPEGLGRTSIGPLSESDEEGEEGEEDPDREECQPSIFERDCTELDLSLIEEN; translated from the exons ATGGTTTCACTGATCGAGCATCTGCAGAAACATAGTCTGGACGGCAACGCTCACCAAAGGGCCCCCAACGTG TTTCTGCTGGACCCCAACAACCTAGGAATTTGCTGGCCTACAGATGGATTGATGCCTG AGAGTGGTTATTGGCAGCTCTGCCCTCCCTCCAAGCCTGGCCTGCAGGGTGTGCTGAGCTCCAGCTTCCCCCCCTGCCCTGTCCCTCTGGTTCCCCCCGAAACTCGCCTGGCAGAGGGGGAAGCCCTGCACCGGCCCCTGGTCCCAAGCACCTCAGTGACAGACCTGTCTTTTCCag gtgcaccccctccccccccgccACCCCCCAAACGCCACTGTCGTTCACTGTCCGTGCCAGAGGACCTTTCACGCTGCCGTTACACCTGGCGGCCCAGCGCTTCGAGGGTCTGGACACCTGTGAATCGTCAATGCCACAGTGGAGGGGTAGCCGGGGGGCCTTGTCCGCTTCGTGCTCCTAGCTCATCTCTAACCTCTTCACTACACTCTTCTTCAAGCCCCACATTCTTTAGCATTGCTCTYTCTCCTGACTCCCCACTGCCCTGGAATTTCCCATGGGACCCCAGTGACACTGCTGGAGGAGGCGCCTGCTGCTGTTTCTTCCACTCCCCATCATCATGCTCCTCTCCGTCCCCGCTMcaccctccccttcctccacagCGACGCTTCTCTCTGTCACCTGTCCTTATCAGAGAGGCTGCCGCCCAGTTCCTGCCCCCGCCTCCAGTTCCACCCCATTGTGCAGCACCCCCTCCGGCTGTGCCTGCTTtgccctcctctgcctgcagcaCCCCGTCCTCTCTTCGCCGGGCCATCCCCCCTCAGCTCCCTCGCTGCCACTCACAGCCCTGTGACCTGCTCCTTCTCAAACCGGGACTGAAGCGACGCCGTGACCCAGACAGACCATTTGCCCGGCCAGTACTGGATTTCACCAAGATGACTCAG ACTCGCAGTACAGACCCCTTGAGTGGTATGGAGCGTGGAAGGCTGGCTTGTGGAGGGGATGTTTGCATGGGCTTTGAGCCTTTTTTGGGGGACTTCAGAGGGTCGTGTTCACCAGAGGGGCTGGGAAGGACAAGCATTGGTCCTCTAAGCGAGAGTGacgaggagggggaagagggggaggaagaccCTGATCGAGAAGAGTGTCAGCCGAGTATCTTTGAGAGGGATTGTACAGAACTAGATTTGAGCCTAATTGAAGAAAATTAA